The genomic stretch ATGAAATTGAAGATGAAATTGAACGATTAATTCAAACAGGTGAAGTTGACCAGCTCCGTCCAACCGGAGAACACGTTGGTACCGCAAAACGGATTGACGATGCTGTTGGAAGGTATATCGAATTTGTCAAAGCAACGTTTCCTAAAGGCATGCGATTGGATGGTTTGCGGATTGTTGTCGATTGTGCAAATGGTGCAATGTATAGAGTCGGACCGGATACACTATCGGAATTAGGAGCAACCGTAATACCTATTGCTGATGAGCCAAATGGTGTAAATATCAATGACTGTTGTGGTTCTGTTTACCCAGAAGAGATGCGGGCACAGGTAATCCGTGAAAAAGCAGATGTAGGTATTGCTTTTGACGGGGATGGAGACCGATTGGTAATGGCTGATGCCCAAGGAAGATTACTGGATGGAAATGCTATCCTCGCAATTCTTGGAGTTGATTACTTAAAAAGAGGCATTCTTGGCAATAACACATTGGTAACAACGGTTATGTCAAATGTGGGGTTAGAGTTAGCCCTTCGATCTTTTGGGGGTAAGGTGGTTCGAACAGGAGTAGGAGACCGAACCGTCTCAGATACATTAAAAAAAGAGGGGTCAAACTTAGGTGGCGAACCTTCAGGTCATATCCTCCTAACAGATTATAATGTTACAGGCGACGCAATGATAGCCGCTTTGCAATTGCTGGCGATTATGATACGTTTAGATCAACCGCTATCTGAATTAGGAAAAATTTACCAGCCGTTGCCGGAACAGCACGGGAAAGTAACCTACGAGGGGAAAGCAAAACTAACGGAGGAAGAGTTAAATAACATAGCAAATACCGCAGAAAAAGAATTAAATGGTGATGGAAAAGTTGTAATACGATACTCAGGAACAGAACCCGTAGTCCGTATTATGGTTCAACACACCGAACTCCGCAAAGCAGAATTCTATTGCAAAAAATTGGTAGAACAAATATCATTATTGCTGAAAACGTAATTAACACTGGAGGTTTTTCTATGATAGAACTGGGTGTAAATATTGACCATGTTGCTACTTTGCGGGAAGCAAGAAAAGGAAAAGTACCTGATGTTATTACCGCTGGAAAGATATGTGAGATTGCAGGTGCTCATCAGATTACTGTTCACCTTCGTCAAGACCGTAGACATATTCAAGACCATGATGTGCGAGCACTTAAAGAAGTCCTTTTAGTTCGGCTTAATTTGGAAATGGCTACAGTGCCTGAAATAATTGCAATCGCCCACCAAATAGTCCCGCATACCGTTTGTCTTGTCCCTGAAAATCGACAGGAAATTACTACGGAGGGAGGGTTGGATGTTAAAGGACAAAAGGAAACATTGAAAAAAGTGGTAGACGGTATGCATGAGAGAGGGATTAAAGTCAGCATGTTTGTCGACCCTGAATCTGAAC from Candidatus Hydrogenedens sp. encodes the following:
- the glmM gene encoding phosphoglucosamine mutase, coding for MNKRLFGTDGVRGVANIHPMTAEMALKIGRAAGTIFQREKRQHTILIGKDTRRSCYMLENALTAGLCSVGVRVLLTGPLPTPGVSYIMRSLRCDGAIMISASHNPYYDNGIKIFGPDGYKIPDEIEDEIERLIQTGEVDQLRPTGEHVGTAKRIDDAVGRYIEFVKATFPKGMRLDGLRIVVDCANGAMYRVGPDTLSELGATVIPIADEPNGVNINDCCGSVYPEEMRAQVIREKADVGIAFDGDGDRLVMADAQGRLLDGNAILAILGVDYLKRGILGNNTLVTTVMSNVGLELALRSFGGKVVRTGVGDRTVSDTLKKEGSNLGGEPSGHILLTDYNVTGDAMIAALQLLAIMIRLDQPLSELGKIYQPLPEQHGKVTYEGKAKLTEEELNNIANTAEKELNGDGKVVIRYSGTEPVVRIMVQHTELRKAEFYCKKLVEQISLLLKT
- a CDS encoding pyridoxine 5'-phosphate synthase — encoded protein: MIELGVNIDHVATLREARKGKVPDVITAGKICEIAGAHQITVHLRQDRRHIQDHDVRALKEVLLVRLNLEMATVPEIIAIAHQIVPHTVCLVPENRQEITTEGGLDVKGQKETLKKVVDGMHERGIKVSMFVDPESEQISASAEIGADSVELHTGAYANATGNQVEKELKRLYEAGKIANQLGLALHAGHGLTVRNLEPVARIPHLKEVNIGHDIIARSIFIGLDSAVKEILAILEKVSSK